In the genome of Haloferax mediterranei ATCC 33500, one region contains:
- a CDS encoding oleate hydratase translates to MSDSDTQKAAVAEREAYFVGGGIASLAGAAFLVRDAGMPGENVHILEKREVFGGALDGRGVPEEGYILPGGRMFNFPTYECTWNLLDSIPSLEDPDTSIKAEMDEFNERHDTYAEARLVGSDQEILDVSSYGFETEHRLSMIRLLLTPEAKLGDTRIEEWFSESFFDTTFWYLWATTFAFQPWHSVAEMRRYMQRFTQEFPRLHTLSGVARTKYNQYDSIVRPLRRWLDDRDVDFRTNHTVTDLDVVPGRSGKTVEAIRYKGADSTAKEITVDPADFVFVTNGSMTDGLSLGSMTEAPDLKSSGTSFELWKSLAEDHPELGTPEAFADHIPESKWESFTLTLREPDFLEHIVEVTREEPGNALVTFTESNWLMSIVTAAQPHFANQPDDVKVVWGYGLFPEEKGNYVEKKMEDCTGEELLEELCYHLDYTEHFDELRETSTCVPCMMPFITSQFMPRVPGDRPDVIPAGSNNLAFIGQFAEVPDDVVFTVEYSVRSAMVAVYEFLDVEKEVPPISTHQYEPDVLLDTAKAAFR, encoded by the coding sequence ATGAGTGATTCCGACACACAGAAGGCGGCTGTTGCGGAGCGGGAGGCCTACTTCGTCGGGGGCGGTATCGCTTCTCTCGCCGGGGCCGCGTTTCTGGTTCGCGATGCCGGAATGCCCGGTGAGAACGTTCATATCCTCGAAAAACGGGAGGTGTTCGGCGGTGCACTCGACGGTCGGGGCGTCCCCGAGGAGGGCTACATCCTTCCTGGTGGCCGCATGTTTAACTTCCCGACTTACGAGTGTACGTGGAACCTCCTCGACTCGATTCCATCGCTTGAGGACCCTGACACCAGCATCAAGGCCGAGATGGACGAGTTCAACGAACGGCACGACACGTACGCCGAGGCGCGACTCGTGGGTTCGGACCAGGAGATACTCGATGTCTCCTCCTACGGCTTCGAGACCGAACACCGTCTTTCGATGATTCGCCTCTTGCTTACGCCCGAGGCGAAACTCGGCGACACTCGAATCGAAGAATGGTTCTCCGAATCGTTCTTCGATACGACCTTCTGGTACCTGTGGGCGACGACGTTCGCCTTCCAGCCGTGGCACAGCGTCGCGGAGATGCGCCGCTATATGCAGCGCTTCACGCAGGAATTCCCTCGCCTGCACACGCTCAGCGGCGTCGCGCGTACGAAATACAATCAGTACGACTCCATCGTCCGCCCGCTTCGTCGGTGGCTCGATGACCGTGACGTCGACTTCCGTACCAACCACACCGTGACCGATCTCGATGTTGTCCCGGGGCGCTCGGGGAAGACCGTCGAGGCAATTCGCTACAAGGGTGCTGACAGCACGGCGAAAGAGATTACCGTCGACCCAGCGGACTTCGTCTTCGTCACAAACGGCTCGATGACCGACGGTCTGAGTCTTGGGTCGATGACGGAGGCTCCCGACCTCAAGTCCAGCGGGACGTCCTTCGAGTTGTGGAAATCACTCGCCGAGGACCACCCCGAACTCGGGACACCCGAGGCGTTCGCCGACCATATCCCCGAATCGAAGTGGGAGTCGTTCACGCTCACGCTCCGCGAACCCGACTTCCTCGAACACATCGTCGAAGTCACTCGCGAAGAGCCCGGTAACGCCCTCGTGACGTTTACTGAGTCGAACTGGCTCATGTCCATCGTCACTGCTGCCCAGCCTCACTTCGCAAACCAGCCGGACGACGTGAAAGTCGTCTGGGGATACGGACTCTTCCCCGAGGAGAAAGGGAACTACGTCGAGAAGAAGATGGAAGACTGCACGGGTGAGGAACTCCTCGAAGAACTCTGCTACCACCTCGATTACACCGAACACTTCGATGAACTCCGTGAAACTTCGACCTGTGTCCCCTGCATGATGCCGTTTATCACCAGTCAGTTCATGCCGCGGGTACCCGGCGACCGCCCGGACGTCATCCCTGCGGGGTCGAACAATCTCGCATTCATCGGCCAGTTCGCCGAAGTGCCCGATGATGTCGTGTTTACTGTCGAGTATTCGGTTCGCTCGGCGATGGTCGCCGTCTACGAGTTCCTCGACGTTGAAAAAGAGGTGCCCCCGATAAGCACGCATCAGTACGAACCCGATGTGCTACTGGACACTGCGAAGGCTGCATTCCGGTGA
- a CDS encoding type 2 lanthipeptide synthetase LanM family protein, with the protein MNRVYTMGTVLTESERHEIAGRARTLAERLDGPANSAGSPPPIDPTEIFDEWKHLFPDDESFRARLAHDGFTETAVREQIAATHWPETEPLPDWVDTLSDLVQHVGTCTKITRKSVSTPDQTPFGELLTAIASFACDQLSQTVVSMAAVSSMERQLVDRLRSLCVRVLYVEFKSFVEVHDPELAATNPAAVSEPSTEYYEQFIEAMLGQGFKNLCLEYPVLARQLTTLLDNWQSAVEELCRRLQTDREALRQRFGIEGSVTDLNPLTTDTHAGGRVPVQVSFEDGSVVYKPRPLDGEVTFYTILNRLDEYLPTPRFETPSLLPRDGYGWMELVEYRDLPDESAADRYYERAGSLLCLAYVLNFTDCHYENLLVDGATPTVVDGETIFHPHVESDAKPFETEASAAVDRSVLLSVMLPFSVGDPREAHGRRFADKVAGLGSDSEETALPNQSRPTIEAVNTDVMAVDMEAVTVDPYTNTPSVSGVDHPPSDHVDALVGGFEEAYETIHELHETGRFLNDVADPELVAGGNTRLLYRSTGRYASILRSAAARNSLRDGARLTVEYERLAVPFFDGTVETDRLWSLYDSERRALRDLDIPRFASRTDQRALFYRDEQLDVVADKTGYEFVRQRLDGMSETDRRRQTWLIRQALGESMTAGCTPPELTEQSEQKLRRRASTGRYEQAAVDLFDSAVDARVEAGGGPGWVSIVPESGINLYPADNSLFWGTGGIALTAAALYDATGRVHYLELADEVLSSVVDGIASGSIPAEHGGFQGIGSVVYVLSVVADLLGDDSYREAALAATRTLSADDITDADSLDVVAGVAGTLHGLLAYHERYGNDSVLELAVDCGDRLLNARTHVAGHFVWETTERSVPLTGFAHGSSGIAYALARLAASTGDPRYADAAREAIDFESALYSPSRTNWPRSATADSYQDRWCHGRTGIALGRIGIGTQLGNDALISEAGDALTKTGTAEPLHLDNLCCGNFGRVEALLVGSRRAGCDGTLADELASRCLARRERDGILSLPGHTREFVNPTFFDGVCGPAYTLLRLEAPDTLPSVLLLE; encoded by the coding sequence ATGAACCGCGTCTACACGATGGGGACTGTACTCACGGAATCGGAGCGGCACGAGATTGCTGGGCGTGCACGAACACTCGCAGAGCGTCTCGATGGCCCGGCCAACAGCGCCGGTTCGCCGCCGCCAATCGATCCTACGGAGATTTTCGACGAATGGAAGCATCTATTCCCGGATGACGAGTCGTTCCGTGCCCGACTCGCACACGATGGCTTTACGGAAACGGCTGTCCGCGAACAAATCGCAGCGACCCACTGGCCTGAAACTGAGCCACTTCCAGACTGGGTTGATACGTTGTCGGATTTAGTCCAACACGTCGGCACGTGTACTAAAATAACCCGAAAATCCGTCTCGACACCTGACCAGACCCCCTTCGGAGAACTACTCACCGCGATTGCCAGTTTCGCCTGCGACCAACTATCCCAAACGGTCGTTTCGATGGCGGCGGTTTCGTCGATGGAGAGACAACTCGTGGATCGACTTCGGTCGCTTTGTGTCCGGGTGTTGTACGTCGAATTCAAAAGCTTCGTCGAGGTTCACGACCCAGAACTGGCGGCGACAAATCCTGCTGCAGTCTCTGAGCCATCTACGGAGTACTACGAACAGTTTATCGAGGCGATGCTCGGACAGGGATTCAAAAATCTATGTCTGGAGTACCCGGTACTTGCGCGACAGCTGACGACCCTTCTCGATAACTGGCAGAGCGCTGTCGAAGAGTTGTGCCGACGATTGCAGACTGACCGTGAAGCCCTGCGGCAGCGGTTCGGCATTGAGGGGTCAGTGACTGACCTTAATCCGCTTACTACGGATACCCACGCTGGTGGTCGAGTTCCGGTACAAGTTTCATTCGAGGACGGGTCGGTTGTCTACAAACCACGGCCTCTCGATGGTGAAGTCACATTTTACACCATTCTCAATCGGTTGGACGAGTATCTCCCGACGCCAAGATTCGAGACGCCGTCGTTGCTTCCACGCGACGGGTACGGGTGGATGGAGCTCGTCGAATACCGCGACCTCCCTGACGAATCTGCGGCCGACCGCTACTACGAACGTGCCGGGTCGCTTTTGTGTCTCGCCTACGTGCTCAACTTCACCGACTGTCACTACGAGAACCTACTCGTCGACGGGGCGACGCCCACGGTCGTCGACGGCGAGACAATCTTCCACCCCCACGTAGAGTCGGATGCGAAGCCGTTCGAAACTGAAGCGAGCGCAGCGGTTGATCGGTCCGTCCTCCTGTCCGTGATGTTGCCGTTCTCCGTCGGCGATCCCCGAGAAGCACACGGCAGGCGATTCGCGGATAAGGTCGCCGGGTTGGGAAGCGATAGCGAGGAGACGGCACTCCCGAACCAGTCTCGCCCGACTATCGAGGCGGTCAACACGGACGTTATGGCGGTCGACATGGAAGCCGTGACAGTCGATCCATACACCAACACACCGTCCGTCAGCGGCGTAGACCATCCGCCGAGTGACCACGTGGACGCGCTGGTCGGTGGGTTCGAGGAGGCGTACGAAACCATCCACGAACTGCACGAGACCGGGAGGTTCCTCAACGACGTCGCAGACCCAGAACTGGTCGCCGGGGGTAACACTCGACTGCTGTATCGGTCCACCGGTCGATACGCTTCGATCCTTCGGTCGGCCGCTGCTCGAAACTCGCTCCGAGACGGTGCTCGACTCACCGTCGAGTACGAGCGACTTGCGGTGCCGTTTTTCGACGGGACCGTGGAGACGGACAGACTCTGGTCGCTGTACGACTCCGAACGACGTGCGCTCCGAGATCTCGATATCCCACGATTTGCGTCGCGTACCGATCAGCGAGCGCTATTCTACCGCGACGAACAATTGGATGTCGTCGCCGACAAAACGGGATATGAGTTCGTTCGGCAACGACTCGATGGGATGAGTGAGACTGATCGCCGTCGCCAGACGTGGTTGATTCGGCAGGCACTGGGGGAATCAATGACGGCGGGATGTACCCCCCCGGAGCTGACTGAACAATCGGAACAGAAGCTTCGGCGGCGAGCCTCGACAGGTCGCTACGAGCAGGCGGCGGTCGATCTGTTCGACAGCGCGGTCGACGCACGCGTCGAAGCGGGCGGCGGTCCGGGTTGGGTGTCTATCGTCCCCGAATCGGGGATCAACCTCTATCCGGCCGACAACTCCCTGTTTTGGGGAACCGGCGGCATTGCGCTGACCGCGGCGGCCCTGTACGATGCGACCGGCCGAGTGCACTACCTGGAACTGGCCGACGAGGTTCTCTCCTCGGTTGTCGACGGCATCGCTAGCGGATCGATTCCCGCCGAGCACGGCGGGTTTCAGGGAATCGGCTCGGTCGTCTACGTCCTTTCGGTGGTTGCTGACCTCCTTGGTGACGACAGCTACCGGGAGGCTGCGCTGGCGGCGACTCGAACACTCTCCGCGGACGATATCACCGACGCCGATTCCCTCGATGTTGTAGCAGGCGTCGCGGGGACACTCCACGGTTTGCTTGCGTACCACGAACGATACGGTAACGATAGCGTCCTCGAACTGGCGGTCGACTGCGGCGACCGACTCCTCAACGCTCGGACCCACGTTGCTGGCCACTTCGTCTGGGAAACGACTGAGAGGAGCGTACCACTCACCGGGTTTGCACACGGTTCCAGCGGAATAGCGTACGCGCTTGCGCGCTTGGCGGCCTCGACTGGTGACCCAAGGTATGCCGACGCAGCCCGAGAGGCAATCGATTTCGAGTCGGCGTTGTACTCCCCGTCCCGCACCAACTGGCCGCGCTCAGCGACTGCAGACTCCTATCAGGACCGCTGGTGTCACGGACGGACTGGAATTGCGCTCGGTCGAATCGGAATCGGGACGCAACTCGGCAACGACGCACTCATCTCCGAGGCAGGGGATGCGCTGACTAAAACCGGAACAGCCGAACCGCTGCACCTTGACAATCTCTGTTGTGGGAACTTCGGTCGCGTTGAAGCCCTCCTCGTGGGCTCGCGCCGAGCTGGCTGTGATGGGACACTCGCGGACGAACTCGCATCGAGGTGTCTCGCTCGCCGAGAGCGCGACGGAATCTTATCTCTACCCGGTCACACCCGCGAGTTCGTGAACCCGACGTTTTTCGACGGTGTTTGCGGCCCCGCCTACACGCTGCTTCGTCTCGAAGCTCCCGACACGTTGCCTTCCGTTCTCTTGCTTGAGTAG
- a CDS encoding MFS transporter, whose translation MFGIDRRLFALALARMVDAFCNSFLIVVLPLYIAKGGVTGSAFGLTESLVTGLILSVFGFLNSTIQPITGRLSDTTGKRKPFILVGLAVLAVANFAYSWAESYPSLLAIRALQGIGVAFTVTATVALVNELATAETRGGDMGVFNVFRLIGYGLGPLIAGAVVSNESYAVPLVGVTLSGFDAAFFIPALGAIVSAFIVSVFVSDPETISPSSDSGFALSVFADDDSLLDPLFTLGLASLFVATGMALFSTIQPVINDHLSQNAALFGVEFAAFTVAELITQIPVGRASDRYGRRPFIIGGFLLFAPVTFLQGFVTAPWQMIAARFAQGAAAAMVFAPALALAGDLAAKGESGTKLSILTMSFGLGTAIGPLASGFLIRYGYAVPFAFGGIVSALGAVLVYTQVEETRTGAPRELDHLLTRFEELFSTTLGGSSDE comes from the coding sequence ATGTTTGGGATAGACCGTCGCCTTTTCGCGTTGGCACTCGCTCGGATGGTCGATGCATTTTGCAACTCGTTTCTTATCGTCGTCCTCCCGTTGTACATCGCCAAGGGTGGCGTCACTGGCAGTGCGTTTGGGCTCACTGAATCACTCGTCACGGGACTTATCCTCTCTGTCTTTGGATTCCTAAATAGTACTATTCAGCCAATCACCGGGAGACTTTCTGACACGACTGGCAAGCGAAAGCCGTTCATCCTCGTCGGTCTTGCGGTCTTAGCCGTTGCTAACTTCGCATATTCGTGGGCGGAGAGTTATCCCTCGCTTCTCGCTATCAGAGCATTGCAGGGTATCGGTGTCGCTTTCACGGTTACAGCGACGGTGGCACTCGTAAACGAACTCGCGACAGCAGAAACTCGCGGTGGAGATATGGGTGTTTTCAACGTGTTCCGCCTCATTGGATACGGATTAGGGCCTCTTATTGCGGGAGCAGTCGTAAGCAATGAGTCCTACGCAGTGCCCCTCGTCGGAGTTACTCTCTCTGGATTCGACGCTGCTTTCTTTATCCCAGCGTTGGGCGCAATCGTAAGCGCGTTTATCGTGTCCGTGTTCGTTTCTGATCCGGAGACAATTTCGCCGAGTAGCGACTCGGGATTTGCGTTGTCCGTGTTTGCTGACGATGACTCCCTGCTCGATCCTCTCTTCACACTTGGCCTTGCTTCGCTGTTTGTTGCGACGGGTATGGCGCTCTTTTCGACGATCCAACCGGTTATCAACGACCATCTCAGTCAAAATGCCGCCTTGTTTGGTGTCGAGTTCGCTGCGTTCACTGTGGCGGAGTTGATTACGCAAATTCCCGTGGGGAGGGCGAGCGACCGGTACGGGCGTCGCCCGTTCATTATCGGCGGATTCCTCTTGTTCGCCCCCGTGACGTTCCTTCAAGGATTCGTCACTGCACCGTGGCAGATGATCGCCGCGCGGTTCGCTCAAGGAGCGGCAGCAGCGATGGTATTCGCACCCGCATTGGCACTCGCTGGTGACTTGGCGGCGAAAGGAGAATCCGGAACTAAACTATCTATCCTGACGATGAGTTTCGGGCTCGGAACTGCTATCGGGCCGCTCGCATCTGGGTTCTTGATTCGCTATGGTTACGCCGTTCCGTTCGCGTTCGGCGGAATTGTCTCCGCTCTCGGTGCCGTCCTCGTCTATACGCAGGTCGAAGAGACTCGAACTGGTGCGCCGCGGGAACTCGACCATCTCCTCACCCGCTTCGAAGAATTATTCTCGACCACGCTGGGTGGGAGTTCGGATGAGTAG